DNA from Triticum aestivum cultivar Chinese Spring chromosome 7D, IWGSC CS RefSeq v2.1, whole genome shotgun sequence:
GGAAGGTTAACTAAGGATGGTTACAAATTGCATGTTTGTGACTTAAGATCACAAACTTGGTTAACATCACACACAATCTAGTATGAGATTGTGACCGACTGACGCGAGCAGGAGTATTATATCTTAATCGGGTAATGTAGTTAGTTATGTGCTTCTTCGGCAAAATGAATTGCTCAGCGCACTTCACTTTTCTGACTGAAACATGGGTAGTAAGAGATTAAGATTGGAGAAGATGACACTGCTGTACAAAAGCATGTAGAGGGATACACTTGTCAAAAGTGAAACCGCGTACCTGGAAGACAAAATAACTTACTCCTACATCACACGAGTACATCTCCTGGGTGGTCGAACAATTTGCGTGCGTAGCTGCCCTGGTTATCGCTTTGTCGGTGAGCTCGCACTAGTGCTGTAGTGCACTGCATTGCCTGGTGCTTTCATCGGTGCCCTTTCTGTCGTCAACCTTTGCTGATGAGCAGCACCTGCAACAGCACTACATTTCTTGAGCTAGCTTTGCACATTTCCGAGGGGCACGTAGCTTCTTCAGGTAAATTAGTAGGAGTACTGTAAAACTGTTTTCCCCGTAAAACAGAAAGTACTGTAGAAAGGTTTTGACGCCCGCAGTTTCTATCTCGATCCCGAATGAGCGGATGATTTGTTCTCATCCCAAAATGTCCATGTGAAGCTGCAAATGAGTTACCcccgcaaaagaaaagaaaaactgcaAATGAGTGAAGCACACTGCCAGTGCAGAAGTTTCACTGGCACAGATCTGCGTATTTACTACTGACATGCATACCGACCGAACATCGGTCGTTAGGCACCGGCAGGCATCAGCGGCAGGAGTACTACTATACTGCGAGTAGGTAACGAAGCATAAAGTGTGATTACTTGTCCACAATAGCTTGCTTGTCAGGATTACAAGATATACGAACGTTGGTTGGCTTGAGTGGGCAAACATGATCTGTTTTGTCTCGGAAGATGAGCAGAGCGCCCAAGTTGCAATTTACAAACATGATTTCACCAACACGCGCGAACCGAACCAAACCACAGCGCTCTACATCGATCTGATCTAGCGCTAACGCCACTACAGTCCAACCTTAATCCGCCCACCAGTCAGCTTCCGGGGTGCAGATTAGTCAACTAATCCAGCGCGAGTTCAGCGTCGGCCATGGCGCCATGCTGGATCCTGCATTGCCACTATGCAAGCACGGGCAAGCTAGCCGGAGAAACGCGGACCGCTATACATATCCTCCTACGTGCTTCCCTTCTCATCAACCACCAACCTGCCGGGGCCGGGGTCCAGCCTCGCCACCCTCATAACCATGTTCGGCAACAAGGGGCTGTCGCCGCGGGACATGACGGCGCTGTCCGGCGCGCACACCGTCGGGCAGGTCCGGTGCACCACCTTCCGCGACCGCATCTACAACGACGCCAACATCAACGCCTCGTTCGCGGCGCTCCGGCAGCAGACGTGCCCGCAGTcatccggcggcggcgacggcacgcTCGCGCCCGTCGACGCGGCGACGCCGGACAAGTTCGACAACTACTACTACCAAAACCTCATGAGCAGGCAGGGCCTTTTCCACTCCGACCAAGAGCTGTTCAACGGCGGGTCGCAGGATGCGCTGGTGAAGAAGTACAGAGGTAATGCTGGCATGTTCGCCGCCGACTTCGCCAAGGCGATGGGGAGGATGGGCAGCCTCATGCCGTCTGCAGACACGCCCAGGGAGGTCAGGTTGGACTGCAAGAAGGTCAACTGGACGACGAATCTTTGCTGAAGATTATTAAACGGTGTAAAAGGGTTGTTAAGTGGCCCCCGCGTTGTCCGcctgggcgactcgggcggcgctcGATCCGCTTTTTCCGGCGTCGTCCCTGTGCgccttcccctcgccgccgccggtcggCGTCATCGGGCCTTGCCCGGgcggctgacggcggcggcggggttccgTTCCCGTGGATCTTTGGGCAACGTGTTTGACGAGATGCAGATGGCGGCTGGCGGCTGTGAAGGTTGATGCTGCAGCGGCAGCTCCGGCGCTCCACGTATCTGGCGGAAGCATGGCTTGGGATAACTAGGTCGGCATCATGGACGCTCGTGACGCAGTCATCTTCGTTGACAGGACCACTGGAGCATGCACATATGTTGCTCTTCTGCGTCTTGTGCTGTGACTTCCTCCGACCTGAGAGCACATCCATGCTAGGGCCACTGCTCCATGGGTGCATTTTTGGCGTTGGTGCGTAGTGCTCATGGTGGTTGTTCCCTCAGGTTCGGCCGTGAATCTGGTCCACAGGCTGCTGTGTGGTTGTGGGCTAGACTGGTTACCTGAAGATCTTCAACCTGGATGATCTGCGTCCACTGGCGAGGACGGTGGAGGTAGTGGCAGCTCGTGGAGCTGCCGTCTGATACAGATCAGTCAACAGCTGCTACTTGTGAGGATGGTGTAGGCCTTCAGAGTGTCCCCATCCCGGGATTTTGGTGGTGCCGATAGTCCTTCTTCCCCGTCAAAGTCTTTGTTAGATGGTGGCGAGAGAAGATCTTGTCTCGTCTTGTCAGCTTGCTCGTACGGGTGTGGACATCCCCCGTCACAAGGACCGTGCGCATATGCAACTACTAGGATCGAGGAAAGTGGAGGAGACGACACAAGACTACTTCGATTGGGTGGTACTTCTTTAGTACCTAGTCTCGAGCTCCGTGGTGAAAACCATAGGTTTGACCCTAGTTGGTCATATCTGGCAATGGCGGCGTTCTTTTTCGTCGTTACCCTAATGAGGGCATTGCTCGGAATTGGCTCGAACAacatcttcagggtgaaaacccatgATCTAACCTTGGTGTGGTTGGATTCGGCGACGGCGGCGCTTGAACGTCGTTCCCTTCCTGGAGGCGTCGCTTCTGAAGAGCCTTTCTCATAGTCCTTGTGTTGTGAAGAGATGGTTGACGCCGATGGTCACTGCTGTATACCGTTTATCGTTGCTTTCAATTCTTCGGGTTTTCTTTTCTCCACctaggcatagctttggtcttttATGACTTTGCTCTTTGCCGAAGTgatcgtgtgtgtgcgtgtgttgtgttggctgtgtgcatcctatttgtgcagaggccgggtgtgtactCATTATGATTGTATCCCTCGATGCTACACTATGAGTCAATAAAAaatcaccctttgtcgaaaaaaggGTTGTTAAGTGTTTACTCATATTGCTATGTCAACATGGAGCTAATTAttcacatatactccctccattcactatTATAAGATTTTTTAACATTTTTTCCTGAATCGAATGTATGTAGACATTTTATAAAGTTATGGAGACAATTTTCTTCAGCAAACATGGTAAATCCTAGCAAAAAAACTCTGCATGACAAGGATTTGTCATGCTTGCTCAAAGACGACTAGCAATGTGTGTTGAAAGAAATTGTCATGCTCGTGACGATATAATTTGCCACCCCGGATGTCAAATTGCCATGCTTAAAAAAATCTGACGTTAGATTTGATGCTAAATCTTAAATTTAAGCATGCCGAGCAATATACGATACTATTCATATGTATTAATGTTAGATTTTGCCTCTAAAAATGTTAGATTCATTGATTTCAAAAAACGCAAGTAAGTTGCAATTATTTAATTTATGCTAAAAAATTGAGTAACTAATGACAAAAAATGGACAAACAAAGTTAGGAAAGAATAATATAAACAAATGGGAAAAAGGAGCATAAGGCAAAAAAAAAGAACATAAAAAAGGAACTCAAAAGGGGGGAATGCAAGGGAGAGAGAAAAAACAATTTGGTGCTAAACTAAATTATGTTAATGGTGTGGGTGCTAAAGATTCTCGAAGTTATCATGCCCTGCTAAGGTAATTTCTTGTTGTTAGGAGAACCCTCCATGGTACCCgctgaaacgtctccaacgtatctataattttttattgttccatgctattatattatctgttttgggtgttttatatgcattaatatgctattttatatgatttttgggactaacccattaatctagagcccagtgccagttcttgtttttttccttgttttagagtttcgcagaaaaggaatatcaaacggagtccaaacggaataaaacttttgcgatgatttttcttggaccagaagacacccaggagacttggagtgcaagtcagaagagccacgaggcggccacaagggtggagggcgcgccccccgaccttgtgggcccctaggtgaccccttgacctagagcttcctcctatatattctcatataccccaaaaacttccacgggagccacgaaaccacttttccaccgctgcaaccttctgtacccgtgagatcccatcttggggccttttccggcatcccgccggagggggattcgatcacggagggcttctacatcaacacaattgcctctccgatgaagcgcgagtagtttaccacagacctacgggtccatagctagtagctagatggcttcttctctctctttgattctcaatacaaatttctcctcgatgttcttggagatctattcgatgtaatactcttttgcggtgtgtttgcccagatctgatgaattatggatttatgattagcttatctatgaatattatttgaatcttctctgaattcttatatgcatgatttgatatctttgcaagtctcttcgaactatcgatttggtttggccaactagattagtttttcttgcaatgggagaagtgcttagctttcggttcaattttgcggtgtcctttcctaatgacagtaggggcagcaaggcacgtattgtattattgccatcgaggataaaaagatggggttttcatcataatgcttgagttaattcctctacatcatgtcatcttgcttaaggcgttactccgttctttatgaacttaatactctagatgcattctagatagcggtcgatgtgtggagtaatagtagtagatgcagaatcgttacggtctacttgacacggacgtgatgcctatattcatgatcattgtcttagatattgtcataactttgatcttttctatcaattgctcggcagtaatttgttcacccaccgtaataatttctatcttgagagaaacctctagtgaaacctatggcccccgggtctattttccatcttataagtttccgatctacaattctagtttcctatttattttttttgcaatcttttactttccgttccataaaccaaaaataccaaaaatattgctttattgtttatccatctctatcagatcccacGTTGCatataaccgtgaagggattgagaacccctttatcacgttgggtgcaagttggtgtttgtttgtgcaggtattcggtggcttgcgcgttgtctcctactggattgataccttggttctcaaaaccgagggaaatacttactctactttgttgcatcaccctttcctcttcaagggaaaaaccaacgcaagctcaagaggtagcaggaagaatatctggcgccgttgccggggagatctacgccaagccgagacataccaagtacccatcataaactctcattcctcgcattacattattcgccattcgcctctcatttttctctcccccacttctaaagcgATTTTCggaaagattcgccttttcttcgcccctctcctgttcatcttcttcgcttgctttttgtgtgctcgtgtgttggattgcttgctttgtcgcgatggctcaggataataccaaattgtgtgacttttccaacaccaataataatgattttattagtactccgattgctcccgatgctaatgcggaatcttgtgaaattaattccgctttgctgaatcttgttatgaaagatcaattttctggccttcccaatgaagatgtcgcatcccatcttaataatttcgttgatttgtgtgatatgcaacagaaaaaagacgtggataatgatattgttaaattgaagctattttctttctcacttcgagatcgtgctaaaacttggttttcatatttgcctaaaaatagtattgattcatggaacaggtgtaaagatgcttttatttccaagtattttcctcttgCTAAGATcgtctcccttaggaacgatattatgaattttaagcaacttgatcatgaacatgttgcacaatcttgggagaggatgaaattgatgattagaaattgctctactcatggtttgaatttgtggatgattatacaaattttttatgccgaattaaattttgcttctagaaatcttttagattcggccgcgagaggcacttttatggaaattactttaggagaagctactaaactcctagataatattatggttaattattctcaatggcataccgaaagatcttccagtagtaaaaaagtgcatgcaattgaagagattaatgttttgagtggaaagatggatgagcttatgaaattttttgctaataagagtgctcctcctaatgatatgcctttgtctactttgattgaaaataataatgaatctatgtatgtgaattttgttggtaggaataattttggtaataacgcgtatagaggtaattttaatcctaggccgtttcctagtaattcctctaataattatggcaattcccaaaacaattcttatggaaattataataagatgccctctgaatttgagaatagttttAAAGAATTTATAAGTTCGCAAAACAATTTcagtgctttgattgaagaaaaattgcttaagattcactactagggaaaaccttatacacagaactttagcagtagcgctgggtaaaatagggcgctactgctacttagcagtaccGCGGGGAAAGGAAGGCGCTACTGctatgaacatagcagtagcgcggcaagggaaaagagcgctactactaaaattaccCCACCGTTGCCGCCATGCTAGGTTTAGTAGTAGGGCTTTCCTATGAAACGCAGCTAGCAGTAGCGTTTGCTccaaaaccgcgctactgctaatccagCCTAATCCCCCCACGCGCCCGCTCGTTTCCTCACTCTCCTGTCTCACTGTCGCGGGCGTTGTCCTCCTCCTGCCATCGCCCCCATCGCCGCATTGCCGCCGCCGGCGTCGCCGCCATCCTCCAGCCTCGGtaagcctcctccttctcctcttcctcctccctcctctagtTGCCACTCCTCCCTCCTCCGACCCACTCCTCCTCCCCTCATCCCTCCCTCTGCTCCTCCCTCCTCGGCC
Protein-coding regions in this window:
- the LOC123171183 gene encoding peroxidase-like; its protein translation is MICFVSEDEQSAQPEKRGPLYISSYVLPFSSTTNLPGPGSSLATLITMFGNKGLSPRDMTALSGAHTVGQVRCTTFRDRIYNDANINASFAALRQQTCPQSSGGGDGTLAPVDAATPDKFDNYYYQNLMSRQGLFHSDQELFNGGSQDALVKKYRGNAGMFAADFAKAMGRMGSLMPSADTPREVRLDCKKVNWTTNLC